One Caldalkalibacillus thermarum genomic window carries:
- a CDS encoding nucleotidyltransferase substrate binding protein, whose product MTRERLHRKLEEYRRACKRLEEAINLPLDHDIVYDGVIQRFEFTFELSWKLMKMFLEYAGVTEIRSPRAAIQEAYAYGLIEQGEQWIAMMIDRNKTSHIYDEKEARLIYDKVKNKYYKLFNQLRKRMEKEMEIEQ is encoded by the coding sequence ATGACCAGGGAGAGACTTCACCGCAAACTTGAGGAATATAGACGAGCCTGTAAAAGATTAGAAGAAGCTATTAACCTTCCGCTAGATCATGATATTGTTTATGATGGGGTCATACAACGGTTTGAATTCACATTTGAATTAAGCTGGAAACTGATGAAAATGTTCTTGGAGTATGCTGGAGTCACTGAAATCCGGAGTCCCAGAGCAGCTATACAGGAAGCATATGCTTATGGCTTGATCGAACAAGGAGAACAATGGATAGCAATGATGATCGATCGGAATAAAACATCGCACATCTACGATGAGAAGGAAGCAAGGTTGATCTATGATAAAGTTAAGAATAAATATTATAAACTTTTTAATCAGCTTAGGAAACGGATGGAGAAGGAAATGGAGATCGAACAATAA
- a CDS encoding glycerol-3-phosphate responsive antiterminator — translation MDVNSPIVDMVQSQVIAAIHKPELIDEAVGSKANIAFLLTGDLLAIKDYVHRLKSAGMSVFIHFDFIEGLSNHKSAIQYAAREWQPDGIITTRNQLIKAAKEEGLLTIQRIFLIDSSALKRGIELVRSCGPDAIEVLPGLMPRVIYELTEELPIPLIAGGLIKHKEEILEALRAGALATSVGDPKLWHLDL, via the coding sequence ATGGACGTGAATTCTCCTATTGTGGATATGGTTCAATCACAAGTGATTGCCGCCATTCATAAACCGGAGTTGATTGATGAAGCAGTTGGCAGCAAGGCCAACATCGCTTTTCTCTTAACCGGTGATCTGCTTGCGATCAAGGACTATGTGCACCGGTTGAAATCGGCAGGAATGTCAGTTTTTATTCATTTTGATTTTATCGAAGGGCTGTCCAATCACAAAAGTGCCATCCAATATGCGGCCAGAGAATGGCAACCAGATGGCATCATTACCACCCGCAACCAGTTGATCAAAGCGGCCAAAGAAGAGGGACTGCTGACCATCCAGCGCATTTTTCTGATTGACTCCAGTGCTTTGAAGCGGGGGATTGAACTGGTCCGGTCCTGCGGGCCGGATGCGATTGAGGTCCTGCCTGGGCTGATGCCCCGAGTGATTTATGAGTTAACAGAAGAGCTCCCCATTCCCTTAATTGCAGGTGGCCTGATCAAGCACAAGGAAGAAATCTTGGAAGCCTTGCGGGCCGGGGCGCTAGCCACCTCTGTGGGGGATCCTAAGTTATGGCACTTAGACCTCTAG
- a CDS encoding nucleotidyltransferase domain-containing protein, with the protein MAFDPHFSGLSPRFVDQLKTYCAANKKVKKVILFGSRARGEHRQTSDIDLAIETDQASHSQQNLIEDAIREIPTPLKVDVLFIDRLENEDLIGDIMREGVVIYDQGETSPQT; encoded by the coding sequence GTGGCTTTTGATCCACATTTCTCAGGCCTTTCTCCACGATTCGTAGATCAGTTAAAAACCTATTGTGCGGCTAACAAAAAGGTGAAAAAAGTTATTCTATTTGGTTCCCGGGCCAGAGGTGAACATCGCCAAACCTCCGATATAGATTTAGCAATAGAAACTGATCAAGCTTCTCACAGTCAGCAAAATTTGATTGAGGACGCCATACGTGAAATCCCAACACCCCTAAAAGTTGATGTTTTGTTTATAGACCGGTTGGAAAATGAAGATTTGATAGGGGATATTATGCGGGAGGGAGTGGTGATCTATGACCAGGGAGAGACTTCACCGCAAACTTGA